Part of the Rhipicephalus sanguineus isolate Rsan-2018 unplaced genomic scaffold, BIME_Rsan_1.4 Seq1033, whole genome shotgun sequence genome is shown below.
GCGCATTCATCAGACAAGTTCTCAAGTGTTCATAGTGAAGGCTGTCCACAGACAATAGCAGCTTTACTGGAAAACTTGATCCAACACTACTTAAAGGTAACCCAGTCATCAGAGGAGTGTGTGACGTGAGATTTGCTCTTAACGTTTTCCACATTTTTTCACATACCTGATGTGTGAAATAAGATTAGAATGAATGTGTATGCATGTAAAAATGCATTGCAAGCCCCATCAGCCTAGGTTAACTGAACTACGCCGTGGCAAAACACTGGAAACACTGCTTCACTGAAATGATAAAATGTATGTCAACTCAACTGGGAATGATGCAATTCCGTTTTGCGCCTCCTAACCCTGGCCCTCTCAACACACTGGAACACATGAGGATGGTCGCTATTCCAGATTAATAACACCCGTGGTTTTATGTTCATTCGCACTGAATAAGTTATATGTTTTGAAATAAATATTCCATTTCAGTAGCAATTGCAGGCTGCCTGTCAGAGTTCATTATGAACTGTCATGCAACCTCTTCGGCGTAGTATGAGTGTCGTAATCTCTGTCATAATTACAATGTTCATATTGACGTTGAAGTCCCCTGAAGGTATTAGTCGAGAGAGACTCACTTTTGGCTACAAATGCAAGAGCACAGTATGTATGCATGTCGGGGAGTGGTTTTAGTATTTGAGGCAACCAAATGTAAATTTTAAAGCATTCGCCACTTTATATAGAGCATTTGATTTCCTCTATTACTGCAGATATCACAGGGGTTTCACGAGAGGTGGAATGCCCCTCACTGCCTTGGAGCGATTGACGGAAAGCACGTGACCATAGAGTGCCCTGCTAACTCCGGGTCAGTGGACTTCAATTACAAACGGTCCTTCAGCAAGTCGCTGCTTGCTGTGTGTGATGCCCAATACAGGTGATTCTGGGTTTTCACTTTGCAATGTGTGCTTGGATCAACATTTTAAGCTATCGCAGTTAGTTTGCAATTTATGTTTGCATTTTCATTAATTTAGAGACTCTCACAAAGTGGCAAGTGATATGCAACAAAGTGTGTGACGTGTATAACTTGCCATGGCCATGTGCACACGAGTGTACACAGCACAGCACAAGGGTACACAGCAATCCACCCTTCAGAAGGACGGACTGCTAGGCGATTTGGTAACTCACTGGAGATCGATGGTGCGCAAAAGAAGAATAGTGTTTGTGTTCTCTTGCACACCACTCAACTAACAATGAGTGATTATTGTATGCAATGATGGTTCGTTCCCAAAATACATTCTTCGCAGAAACAGCTGGTTTCAGTGCACTGAGTATTCGTGGCCTTTGGTTACATACTTGATTCAAAGTCTTAGTGAAACACTATTTTTCACCCAGGTTCATATACGTGGAAGTTGGGCACCCTGGAAGCGAGAGTGATGGCGGGATTTTCTCTCGCTCCACTCTTCAAAAGAATGTTTTGCTGGGGGCACTGGGCTTGCCGCCAATGAGTCCTGTTGGCAACGAGGGTCCTCTCCCATATTTCTTCGTTGGTGATGAGGCCTTCCCGCTGAAGGAGTACATGATGCGGCCCTACCCAAGACGGAGTAAGTTAAGAGTGTAGGAATGAAATGCTTAGATCTTTTCAGTTTATGTAAAGGAGCTGTGCAGGAAATATGCTACTGTAATCCCTGCCGTTGTGGCTTGCGACGCAGCATAGGTGGCTGAAGATCTCAATATGTGTGTTCGCTCTTTTGTAAAAGGCAGCATAAGCTGTCAGGCTTACAGCAGTGCTTATACACATATTAATTGCAATAGAATGTTCAGCTGCTGCTTATGGACAATAAGGATGATGGTCGTTATAAGTGAATGGAATTTTATAACTACGAACATGCACAAAGGAGGAGGGTTGAGGATGCCACACTGGAAAACAAAGCTTATTACAAGCACTCTAGTCTGCACTCGGAACGGAAAATGAAACAGATGCACACAGACATAATATATTTTGGCATAGAGAATGCCTTTGTCTTTTAAAACGTGCATTTCTCTGATGAATAGGGGTGCAGCCGAAATTTTGCGTTTGTGCGGGGGTAACTTGCTGGCCCTTTCCCCAAACGTGTTTGTTTCTGTTTATATAAATCTACATACACAAATTATGAATAATTTCGAAGAATTTAACTACCACCAACGAGGGAGAGGACCCTCGTTGCCAACCCTCAGGCTACAGGTTCAGAAGAGCCAGggtaggggccagttggttgtacatagTGTAAGCATTTTGTGCGCTACAAGAAAATGAAGTCAACGTAGAGAGTTGCCCCATGTTGTTCTCTCTGCGTCGATTTTCTTTCCTTGTAGCCCGCAAAAAGTTCGCACTAGAGCTTCAGCTGATTAGCGTTACAAGTACTCCAtgccatacacacacaaacatccTCATTATGGCAGAAAGGTATGCCAGAAATTTCGAAAGCCCAACACACATTTTCTATGGAACATCATCAAAAAGGAAGCAGGTTGCAGTGTACTGTAGGTCACGCATGCCCTTTCAGTGTTAGTTTGCAATTAACAGAGACACGCAATGACCAGTAAGATGGAAGGCATACCTTTTTATAGAAAGAAATCCTATATGCCTAATTGACTTGTTGAGGAATTCTTAGCAGTAAATGTCATTGGACGCATGCTGCCATGTAGTAAAGTGAAAAGAAACTACAATGGGCTTGCACTGTGCTtttacacacatacacatattcTGTTGCCATCTCATGTTAACCATACAATGAAATTGTGACACTTGAGCTGTCTGCAGAAATGTAGAAACTGCAATTTGTGGGGAAAAAATGTCGGGACACTCCTCTCCTGATTGGATACCTTGGTGTTGTGCAAAAATGTCACATGCATAGGTGCAAATACAACACATTAGTGGTCAGCCTTCAGTACTTACTCGTGAGACGTTGTCAGAACAGTAACAAGAAAATGTTTCAATAGCCAATAATACATCAGAGGCCTGGAAaacttcatatttacatattCATATTTACAAACTTCATATTTACATGCGGAAAAACCGGCAAAGCTCAATACAGTGAGAAAGAAGGAAGGCACATTGAAACACACACTGGTGGCAgcgtgtgcttgaatgtgccttcttctctcGTCATTTTGAGTTTCGCTGATTTTTCTCTATCTAAATAGCTAATGAGATTTATCGAGGTCTTTCAAAGTGCCCTAGAGTAATGCCTATGATGGCAAGTTAGCTTTACTTGATCAAACTTGAGACAGTGCATGGCTGACCGCATTTTTCATTTGTAATTAATAGTGATAGCTCTACTTGAAAGAAGACTTGTACAGGTTGTTTTTGTTACAGTGCTCAGTGTTGTCCTTTTCAGCACTCCATGACGACGACAGCAAGGCCCACGAGCGCCGCGTCTTCAATTACAGAATGACCAGGGCACGCCGCGTCATTGAGAATACCTTTGGTATCCTGGCACAAAGGTGGAGGATGCTGCGACGACCCATTAAGGCGAAAGAAGGCAACATAAAGGCATACATTGGAGCGTGCATAGTGTTGCACAACTTTCTTCTTAAAGAGTCCGCAGCCTCCTCCGCCGCCTATTGCCCGCCTGGTGCCACAGACAGCGAGGACTGGGAAGGCCGCCTTTCACCTGGAAGTTGGAGGGACGAGGAAGCAGTCGGTGGAGCGCTCTTGCCACCGAGACCTACTGGCTGCAATGCTGCGAGGTACGCTTTGATTCTATGTACTGACTGATGCCATGCAGTGGCACGCATACCTCTGCCTTTAGAATTGACACATGTGTGATATGAATATGTTTCATTTGGTGTTATCATATGGGACATGGCACTATCTCTGAAACCGTGCTCCGAAAGTAGGTTTTGTGTACAAGCTCAAGGTCAACACACGTGAAAAAGTGCAGCTCTGCATTGACGTTTTTCAAAcgcactttttaaaagaaaacatGTACAACAATGAAAACTTCGTGTATGACAACTTGTCCGTGTTGCTGACAAACTAGTGAATTCTTACTACTTCAAATTTTAAGTTTCAGTAGTTGATAGTTTATTACAACTACCAGActagaaagccaaggaaagcgtaggggaGCAATtacaatgtaaatgtgaagaaagtacaatggtgaaaaaataacttgcctcTGGCAGGGTGAACCTACGACGTTCCAATGTCGCATCCTatgttctaccaactgagctacagtggCAGTTACCCACCAGCATACTTTAAAGGACATTTATGGgcacaggtttggtccctgccagcggcaagttatgctTACGTCTACTTTGCTTGcttcacatttacatcgtaattactacaacaaCATCCTGTATACTTTCTTTAGCTTTCTTGTGTGTCAGATCTAATTagtgctgtgtctaacaaagaaaaacgagcccttaagattcccCTGCTATCCTTTTTTAGATGAAAGTGTGTTACCAAAGAAACAATGGGAGAACGTAGACCACAACTTCGTTCTGAAATAGCATGCACAGCCATGCGCCATGTTCCCCCCCATTTGGGGGCGCAGGTATCACCGCACTACCACCCCACCGACTGCggatacaaaaatgaaaatgtaGCAATGACGTCCTTCCCACAACATCCTGCCTGTGGGCCCCAGCTTCCGGGGGGTAAAAATAGGAAGCAAAcaactcttggaatgcaacatcagcggTCCTCGACCACTATTAGCAGCAAAAACAGCCTTGGCCATAACCTTGTATTTTTAATGATGACACAGGTACGACTGAGTGAAGGTGTGGGGCAGACTTGTCGTCCCCCTGAGATGATTAGTGGGAGAAGGCGCCTCCCTTGCCCCCCACTTGTGCATGCCTATGGTTGCATGTCAGTGTAATGAATGTCTGCATTACTATTAAATGTATGCACTGAAGGAATTTAGTGAAATGTACACACAATGGCTAAAGAAAATGATTTCGTTGTAATCTACACTCCTTGTAACGTTTGGATGTGTAACAAAGCAATTCCTTGTTTGCATGGAGTTTCTCATGTCATTGCTGAACACACATCCTTTTTGCAATCCTTCTTTCTCGCCCAATATGTGGGGTACCAAAGTGGACGTATTGTAGTgaaggcatttcatttcttctccATTCTATCCGTTGCTGAGCAGTGAACATCTAGTAAAATGAGAAACACATGTATAGGGTAACAGTGCTCTGAAAAGTGTACAACAGTGGCTTTGTTTGAAAGGGAACAGCTGCCGAGCTTTGACATAAATATAAGTTGACATTTCGAAAGTTGTGCTAATCAGCAAAAACGCATTCCACCACAAACTGTGAAGATACCGTAGAAAACGCACAAGAAAGGTAACGCTCATTATTACATCAAAAGCTAGGCAGACTTTGGCAGTATAGTGTCATGGTTACGGCACTAAACTCCAACTATATGTTGGGTTTGGAAGGTTAGCATGCTTCTCTTGCAGTGTCTGTCCTCCATCATGATCCTACTGCATTAAATGAGGGCATTATGCCTTGCAGGTATGCGAAGCAAGTGCGAGACAAACTGGCGCACCACTTCGTCACAGACGGTCAAGTTCCCTGGCAAGACAAAGTGGTGAACAGCGCTTGAAGTATACAAGTTCAAGGTGTGTTGTAAATGCATTTTATTGCTTATAGAACTTCTCGTACATGGCCTCTTTTTGAGCAAACCACATAACAACAAGAGAAAAGTCACACCAGTGCAACAACAGATTAATCTTGTAACAAAAACTATTCATCTACAAATATATGCATAAAACACATACATGATTCATTTTAAAATACACACATGCGACTTATTGCATCTTTATCTCTTCAGTTATCACAGAAATTGCCTTAAAGTAGGAATTAAACGTGCAAGCACACGACAAAGAAAGCACGAGGGCAAGCCACCTTTCTTCTCCTCGTCCCATGTTTGAGCTGTCAATGCCTTCTTTGAGGCATGTGTGAACTGGGCCGTCTTTTGCCACTTGTTCAGATGAATTCCGTCAAACGTCACAGCGTCATCATATGCAAATGCATATAGTTTGAAGAGAATCCCTCAAATCTACTTGACGCATATAAAATCGATTGTGAACCTTGGTTTGGAACAAACCTTGTAACTTAGATTTCTTATGATGACATCATGATGGCTAACAGGTCAATTAAATGTAGTGGAGACAAAGTGGACAGCAAAAGAACAATTATGCCACCCATGTGCAACATGCATGGATGTTATTGTGATATATCCTAATGACATTATGGTGCTTGCAAGGAATGTGTCCAAGTGACATTTACAAAATCATACCACCACCAGGAGTGCACTCCAACTCGATGGCATTTAAAAACAAAGCTGCTCACAATGCTAGATATGGTTGACAATGCTAGATATGCAAACAATGCTAGATATGGTTACACTAACTGGCCTATGAACATTCATAATGAACGTTTCTTTTTGTAACCTAAAAGTTGCCTTCGCAATGAGCAGTAGACAAGCTTGTCTTAAAATTCTAAGAACGTGGGCACAAATCTTCAAAAGAACTCTTCTCTTAGTAACATGCATGCCACTTTCCTACTTATAAACATGTCAAGTGCACTTACTGCACCTCCACTTTATAGTCAGCTGATTCCACACGTACGAACATTCTTGCACTTGACTCATGAGTATGTATCACACTGTAATTACAGGTAAAAGTTTCACTAACAGCCCCAAACTTTATGCAAGTTTCGCAACGCTAAAAAGAGAAAAAccaccattgttttttttttatgttcatctTGGCGCACTGGTACACCAGAAAAATTCTCTCACACGTCCGAAGCTTTCACAAATTAACGCAATACAAAGTGGCAAAAATGGTGCCTTCCACATTACACAAATTACTTCACTGTTTATAGGGTATTGCGATAGTCGTCATCattgtccactgcaggacaaaggcctctcccagtgatctgCAATTTACCCTGAATTGAGTGAGCTCATTACATTTAATGCTTGCAAATATATCAGCTTGATTACCCCCATAAACTATTCTGCACTCCTCTTTATTGTTTCCTACACTTTGGTATACATTCTGTCGCTCTCACTAACCATCTGAGATCTTTTGTGTGCATTGCTACTATTAGCAGTGTCACCACCTTCCACGTTCTTAGTTTACGTACATTTCATCTACGAAATCATGGATGACATATACAACCTTTGACTTAGAAATCACTACTCTCATCtgcaaatacagtagactcttattaaacgaaacctgaagggaccaggaaaatgtgatCCGTTTAATAGGAGTTTTGTCCACTGAGAAATGCACGGGGGTGCAGAATTCGATTGTAATACCAATCGGCCAAAAGACAGTTGTTCATTTAAGCAGCGATTTGTTTATGATATTTCCGTTTAATGAGAATCTACTGTGTAAGCATATGTTTCAGATTATTAATGATAATTGTGCTTACAAgtgttgttgcattttttttattcaattaccCTAAGGCCTAAAAGGTATTACATAGGGGAGTTACAATGAATCGTTTTCAGTTACAGAGCACACATTCGAACAGGTAAGACCAGAACACAataacgaaaaaagaaaatgtaatacATGTATGCAAACTGGTAGCTCAGCAACAGAGCACATATTTAGTCGGAACAAGAAGTAATACGAATAATACAAATGTATATATACCCAtacgcatatacatacatacatctccATATGCGCATACAATTTCATAATAGTACAATCGTGCTCCAGCTAATACGGCGCGAATAAATGAAAGCAAAGCaccacaataaagaaaaaagtaaaaagaaaagaaaagcaagaagaaaaactCTTCGGAACTAATTGTTAACATACATGTAAACTTTACTGTGTACAACGAATGGATGCACAGACGCATAATTCATTTACATGGCAATAACTTTGAGCTTCGTTCAGAAATCTTCtagagcgtctctcataatcatatcatggttttgggaacgttaaaccccagatattattattaagaaatctTCTAGAGAGGAAGCGATGTCTGTAGGTAACTTAAGAGGGGGGATTTACTTAAAAAGTTCGTGCGTGCAAAAAAGTTTGTACGTGTCATACTTGTGTTAAACGTAACCATTAAACGGGAGTAGTGGATTGAATTTCAAGCAAAACTACAGCTTCCCCTGTACACGAAATAAAGTAGGTGTTATATGAGCCCTTCAAGTTTCTACattgcttcaacgcaaactgactTCTGCCTCGTACAGCATCACTTCAACTGCATGCATGATGTCTTGCGCAACCTGCACTGGTAGCTCTCTGAGGCGGGCATCGGTACGTAGTGCAAAAAAACCTATACTATCTTTTTTGATGACACCCCTGTTCTCCCTGATGTGTTCTAGGTGCTCCATGCACGCCTGTGCAACAGCCTCCTGGCTTGTGCTCTCTCCTGCAATGCTGTACAGGAAGTGTGATCTGTGATTCATTCGTATGAATGCTGCAGTTGCACTATTACTTGATAAAGCATTGTGTTTTGTAGCATGTGTTGGGTTGTAAGAAAAATTTCTGCAAGTTCATCCTCAAGTACTTATGGAATATCTCACCGAGCACCCTCACAGCCCCTCTGCCGCCTTGACGTTCGTGACCTGCAGTGAATTATACATACTGCTGAAATGTGCAGAAACGGAGCCTTTTCAGAGGAATTTTAATTGGGATCTCGCGCCAGGAGAACGTAAAAACACATTGCTTACACACCGCTTCAAGGGTGGCTGTTCTGCTGAGGTGgttgccgtgacgtcactgcaacAGAAACCACTTCTACAATAACTTACGCAGCATTACAATTGCATGGAGCAGAATCTGTTGCAGAAACAACAGGCATATTTTCCAAATATACAAGCACATCAAGGAAGTTACAAAATGTGTTAATCAGACGTAATAGGATGACTTGAAATGGGCTGTGTTTGTGAATAATTAGTAGAATTCGACAGATTTCTTTACTCATTGCTGCAGGGGTCCACAACGGTTTCCTCAGTCGTGTCCTCGGAGGTTTCGGGGTCCACTGCATGACTTGCCCTGGCGCTGAACTGCAGTGATGACAACTCTTTTCCATGTATTTGACAACGCTAGTGGTACATGCACTGTTAGCATTCTTTGCATCAGGTGTGTGTTACGTGCAGCTGCAAACACGAGTGCACTCAAGGGGTTATTACCATTACACCAAGTCTTTTGCATTACTTCTTttgataacatgactgtatgaatgATGTGCAGAAGCACAAGTTCGATGTTTTTATTATGTTGGTCATCATACACTATGTATGGACTTAAATGTGAACATCTGCAACAGAGATCTCACTGGCTGCATGCATCAAATTTATGCAGTCATTCTGAAATGGCTGTATAAACGTTGGGTCTGATCAAAAACTGTGTGTGGTGTCAGTTACGCTTCTTGAATACATGCTGCGTGTCTTAGTGAGCATCATTTCACTGGTACAGATGCATTAATGCTTAAGATTATTTGCCTCGCTTGTAATGCAACCAACTCTGGGCCTGCACTGGTTTATAACTGGACACTTGTTAAGAACACAACGACGTGCATGTGTTTCCTATGTGTGCAGAAAATGCATGGTTCACTTGAGAAAACGCGTGTTGGGGCTAGTTGCTAatgcatattttttctttttcaaaaatatcTAGCGTTGACCAATAACCAGATTCACACAAACGCAGCACCTGTCCCGTCATGTCTTC
Proteins encoded:
- the LOC119375939 gene encoding uncharacterized protein LOC119375939; translation: MSPVGNEGPLPYFFVGDEAFPLKEYMMRPYPRRTLHDDDSKAHERRVFNYRMTRARRVIENTFGILAQRWRMLRRPIKAKEGNIKAYIGACIVLHNFLLKESAASSAAYCPPGATDSEDWEGRLSPGSWRDEEAVGGALLPPRPTGCNAARYAKQVRDKLAHHFVTDGQVPWQDKVVNSA